One Polaribacter reichenbachii genomic window, TGGGTTACAGAAACCAACGAAAGAGTTTGGGCAGGTATAATTACAACCACAATTTATACGGTTATTGCAGTTTTAATTATACATTATGTACAATACATTGTAATTTTTGATAATTCTTTCGAAGATTTTTTTAGTGGTTACTTAATTTGGGTGCACTTATTTGCCATTATTTTTTCTTTAGGAGTTGCAGCCTTTTTTCACGCAAGAGGTTTTATGATTAATTGGAAATCTGCAATGACCCAAGAAACCACAAAACAAGAAATAGTTGCAAAAACAGAAACTGCAAAATTTGAATCATTAAAAAGTCAGTTAGATCCGCATTTTTTATTCAATAGTTTAAATGTATTAACAAGTTTAATTGGCGAAAACCCAAATCAGGCAGAAAAATTTACCACAAAACTATCTAAAGTATATAGATATGTTTTAGAGCAAAGAAATAAAGATTTAGTACCAATTTTAGAAGAATTAACATTTGCTAAAACGTATATGCAATTATTAGGGATGCGTTTTGAAGATGCTGTAGAATTCAATATTCCAGATACTGTAAGTAACAAAGATTTAAAAATTGTGCCACTTTCTTTGCAATTATTACTAGAAAATGCTGTAAAACACAACGTGGTTTCATCCTCTAAACCACTAACTATAAATATTTATGAGGAGAACAATTATTTAATTATAGAAAACAACATCAATCCTAAAGAAGCAATAGGTAAAAGTACAAAAGTAGGTTTACAAAATATTGCTGATAGATATGGATTAATCACTCAAAGAGGA contains:
- a CDS encoding 2TM domain-containing protein; the encoded protein is MTTSNPTFFTKLKKDIFICIKLTVIMAVIFVIINQQFTLKGMGLVFLISAMYSFTLGLGNGLINDFLNTKWDWVTETNERVWAGIITTTIYTVIAVLIIHYVQYIVIFDNSFEDFFSGYLIWVHLFAIIFSLGVAAFFHARGFMINWKSAMTQETTKQEIVAKTETAKFESLKSQLDPHFLFNSLNVLTSLIGENPNQAEKFTTKLSKVYRYVLEQRNKDLVPILEELTFAKTYMQLLGMRFEDAVEFNIPDTVSNKDLKIVPLSLQLLLENAVKHNVVSSSKPLTINIYEENNYLIIENNINPKEAIGKSTKVGLQNIADRYGLITQRGVKIENNNKTFKVSLPLLYKMNDIMYTDDLENNKYVKAVERVEKLKEFYQNLASYCIVIPFLIFINLRFSPGFHWFWFPIFGWGMGLAFHFLEVNNYNIFLGRNWEDKKIKELMDKENNHKQYR